A window of Marinobacter salarius contains these coding sequences:
- a CDS encoding sigma-54-dependent Fis family transcriptional regulator, which translates to MKRQHDRAEYRSVIADSWNRCVGYGLHHDCEPEPAGLDEQAREMLEKDYEALLSTTETEVLPYYNNIMSNSRCLILLADSDAQILKSWGDRRITDSHLRPWFRTGACWHERNAGTNAIGTAITTRSPVQVQRNEHFLKLNRSIVSSAAPIFDTDRTLVGVLSAFSDAYLPQAHTLGMVRLLSQSVENRLIVRQLGRDHFILTLNTTADNIDSPWSGMIALDQNGRVIASNQRADQLLGESLSGRNLSSLFIENRNLILNHSHNTPIQLTTSKRVRLSGLLKRPASLDSATAKPARATPHARSSVQGLAGVSLGDIEHGDPVVRRCVDQAGKVLQRGIPILVCGETGVGKEVMVKALHKTSERCSQPLVSVNCAAIPPELVESELFGYEAGAFTGARAQGSLGLIRKADKGILFLDEIGEMPLAAQSRLLRVLQEREVTPVGSTERIPVDILLVSATNRPLSHRINNGEFRADLYYRINGLSVEVPPLRDRVDRRELIRRIYREHRDDSQSDTLGTEVMAALENHPWPGNIRQLVNIIRVAIAVADGEDVQLWHLPADFLADYGNQKEAERKPVFDASSFSESPQANDNSRNDTMNQTLVVYRQCMGNVSRAARELDVSRNTLYKRLRDLGVR; encoded by the coding sequence GTGAAACGACAACACGATAGGGCGGAATACAGGTCCGTCATTGCCGACTCCTGGAACCGCTGTGTTGGTTACGGCCTTCACCACGACTGCGAGCCAGAACCAGCAGGCCTTGATGAGCAGGCTCGGGAAATGCTGGAGAAGGACTATGAAGCGTTGCTCAGCACGACTGAAACGGAAGTACTTCCCTACTACAACAACATCATGTCAAACAGCCGCTGCCTGATTCTGCTGGCCGACTCTGACGCACAAATACTCAAGAGTTGGGGAGACCGACGCATTACCGACAGCCACCTGCGTCCATGGTTCAGGACGGGAGCCTGTTGGCACGAGCGCAATGCGGGTACGAACGCTATTGGTACCGCCATTACCACAAGGTCGCCCGTACAGGTCCAGCGAAACGAGCATTTTCTCAAACTGAATCGCAGTATTGTCAGTTCAGCAGCGCCTATCTTTGATACCGACCGAACATTGGTGGGCGTGCTTAGCGCTTTTAGCGATGCTTACCTTCCCCAAGCCCATACTCTAGGAATGGTCCGCCTGCTCTCGCAATCGGTTGAGAATCGCCTGATCGTCAGACAACTGGGGCGCGATCATTTTATCCTCACTCTCAATACAACGGCCGACAACATCGACAGCCCGTGGTCCGGAATGATCGCGCTTGACCAGAACGGCCGCGTCATCGCCTCCAACCAGCGGGCCGACCAACTACTCGGCGAGTCATTATCCGGCCGAAACCTGAGCTCACTGTTTATCGAGAACCGAAATCTGATACTTAACCATTCCCACAACACACCCATCCAGCTCACAACCTCGAAACGGGTGCGACTGTCGGGGCTGCTGAAGCGACCGGCATCACTCGATAGCGCCACTGCGAAACCGGCTCGTGCGACGCCTCACGCCAGATCATCCGTACAGGGTCTTGCCGGAGTCTCCCTGGGAGATATCGAGCACGGTGATCCGGTGGTTCGGCGCTGCGTCGATCAGGCGGGCAAAGTTTTGCAACGGGGCATCCCTATACTGGTGTGCGGCGAGACCGGCGTTGGCAAGGAAGTTATGGTCAAGGCCCTGCACAAAACGAGCGAACGGTGCTCGCAGCCGCTCGTTTCCGTCAACTGTGCCGCCATCCCACCGGAGCTCGTCGAATCAGAGCTGTTTGGCTACGAGGCCGGCGCGTTTACGGGCGCCCGCGCTCAAGGTTCCCTCGGCCTGATACGAAAGGCCGACAAAGGCATTCTGTTCCTTGATGAGATCGGTGAAATGCCTCTGGCCGCACAGTCCAGACTGTTGCGCGTACTGCAGGAAAGAGAAGTCACACCAGTAGGCTCTACCGAACGGATCCCCGTGGACATACTGCTGGTGTCGGCAACCAATCGGCCGCTCTCCCACCGAATTAACAACGGCGAATTTCGGGCCGACCTCTACTATCGGATCAACGGGCTAAGCGTTGAGGTCCCACCTCTCAGGGACCGGGTGGACAGGCGTGAGCTGATCCGCAGAATCTACCGGGAACATCGAGACGACAGCCAGTCTGACACGCTGGGAACAGAGGTGATGGCGGCACTGGAAAACCACCCCTGGCCAGGCAATATCCGCCAATTGGTGAACATCATCCGCGTAGCCATTGCCGTCGCCGATGGCGAAGACGTTCAACTCTGGCATCTGCCGGCGGATTTCCTGGCGGATTATGGAAACCAGAAAGAAGCGGAGCGTAAACCGGTGTTCGACGCCTCCTCCTTCAGCGAGTCGCCCCAGGCCAACGATAACTCCAGGAACGACACCATGAATCAGACTCTGGTGGTCTATCGGCAATGTATGGGCAACGTATCCCGTGCAGCACGGGAGCTCGATGTCAGCCGCAACACCCTTTACAAGCGACTTCGGGATCTGGGCGTAAGGTAG
- a CDS encoding ABC transporter ATP-binding protein, with the protein MSLTLENLSRVVDGVDYIRDANITFEAGSFNVLLGRTLAGKTSLMRLMAGLDRPDEGRLIYNGGDVTGQSVQQRNVSMIYQQFINYPNLTVYENIASPLRLAKMKDSEIDRRVKETANMLQIDPLLKRYPLELSGGQQQRTAMARALVKDATLILFDEPLVNLDYKLREELRAELRELFRERQCIAVYATTEANEALALGGVTTLLNEGRIVQTGPVMDVYRNPVNTLAAQLFSEPPMNMIKGRVTDTEVTFDEYSHHALTQELARLEPGDYWFGIRPSHIGLVPNNQDDLEMSMEVELSEISGSETFMHVRNRYFEMVMQLMGVHQYHTGSPIKIYLPINKLFVFDKDESLVLTPAQVSGGSV; encoded by the coding sequence ATGTCCTTAACGCTGGAGAATCTCTCCCGTGTCGTGGATGGAGTCGATTACATCCGGGACGCGAATATCACGTTTGAGGCAGGTTCGTTTAACGTACTGCTCGGGCGTACACTGGCCGGTAAAACCTCGTTGATGCGCTTGATGGCCGGGCTGGACAGGCCTGATGAAGGCCGGCTCATCTACAATGGCGGCGATGTGACCGGGCAGAGCGTCCAGCAGCGTAATGTCTCCATGATTTACCAGCAGTTCATCAACTACCCCAACCTTACGGTGTACGAAAACATCGCCTCGCCCCTGCGTCTGGCCAAGATGAAGGACAGTGAGATTGACCGTCGGGTAAAAGAAACCGCAAATATGTTGCAGATTGACCCCTTGCTCAAGCGGTATCCGCTTGAGCTCTCTGGAGGTCAGCAGCAGCGCACCGCAATGGCCCGGGCACTGGTCAAGGATGCCACGCTGATCCTGTTCGACGAGCCGCTGGTAAACCTGGACTACAAACTTCGTGAAGAGTTACGCGCGGAGTTGCGGGAACTGTTCCGCGAACGCCAGTGCATTGCCGTTTACGCCACCACCGAAGCCAACGAGGCCCTGGCATTGGGGGGTGTGACGACGCTCCTGAACGAAGGGCGAATCGTTCAGACTGGCCCGGTGATGGATGTTTACCGCAACCCGGTGAACACCCTGGCGGCGCAACTGTTCAGTGAGCCGCCGATGAATATGATCAAGGGCCGGGTGACGGACACGGAAGTGACCTTCGACGAATACTCTCATCATGCGTTGACCCAGGAACTCGCAAGGCTTGAGCCCGGTGATTACTGGTTCGGTATCCGCCCGAGTCACATCGGTTTGGTTCCCAACAATCAAGATGATCTTGAGATGTCCATGGAGGTTGAGCTCAGTGAGATCAGTGGATCTGAAACCTTTATGCACGTGCGGAACCGATACTTCGAGATGGTGATGCAGTTGATGGGAGTGCACCAGTACCACACCGGTTCGCCCATCAAGATCTACCTGCCCATCAACAAACTGTTCGTATTCGATAAAGACGAAAGCCTGGTGCTCACACCGGCGCAGGTCTCAGGAGGGTCGGTCTGA
- a CDS encoding ABC transporter substrate-binding protein — MFNNNKYPKTLLLSAAIGSVGLGLSFQASADQYSDAAKKWVNEAFKNSTLTKEEQMKEMEWFIQAAEQFRGMDINVVSETIATHEYESKVLAEAFSEITGINLTHTLIQEGDVIEKLQTQMQSGRNIYDGWVNDSDLIGTHFRYGKVMPVEDIMNGEGKDLTLPTLDLDDFIGLDFTTGPDGKLYQLPDQQFANLYWFRADWFERADLKKQFKDIYGYELGVPVNWSAYEDIAEFFSVHVKEIDGERVYGHMDYGKKDPSLGWRFTDAWFSMAGAGDKGLPNGLPVDEWGVRVDECHPVGSSVSRGGATNGPAAVYATTKYVDWLDKYAPPEAQGMTFSESGPVPAQGSVAQQIFWYTAFTASMIEDGLPVVNEDGTPKWRMAPSPRGPYWEEGMKLGYQDVGSWTFMKSTPEKRRLAAWLYAQFTVSKTVSLEKTIAGLTPIRESDIESDAMTEMAPKLGGLVEFYRSPARVQWSPTGTNIPDYPKLAQLWWQYIAQAASGEATPQKALDGLAEAQDRVMERLERASVMPNCGPKLNEKRDPQYWLDQPGAPKQKLDNEKPQGKTVRYEELLKTWEEARES, encoded by the coding sequence ATGTTCAACAACAATAAATATCCGAAAACCCTTCTCCTGAGCGCCGCGATTGGCTCGGTGGGGTTGGGACTCAGTTTTCAGGCGAGTGCAGATCAGTACTCTGATGCCGCCAAGAAATGGGTTAACGAGGCATTCAAGAACTCCACGCTGACCAAAGAAGAGCAGATGAAGGAGATGGAATGGTTCATCCAGGCTGCTGAGCAGTTTCGTGGCATGGACATCAACGTGGTCTCGGAAACCATCGCTACTCATGAATACGAATCCAAGGTGCTTGCTGAAGCATTCAGTGAGATCACCGGCATCAATTTGACTCACACGCTGATCCAGGAAGGCGATGTCATTGAAAAGCTGCAGACACAGATGCAGTCCGGTCGAAACATCTACGATGGCTGGGTCAACGATTCTGACCTGATTGGTACACACTTCCGCTACGGTAAGGTGATGCCCGTAGAGGACATTATGAACGGGGAAGGTAAAGACCTTACCCTGCCGACCCTCGACCTTGATGATTTTATTGGTCTGGATTTTACCACCGGCCCCGACGGCAAGCTTTACCAACTGCCGGATCAGCAGTTTGCCAATCTTTACTGGTTTCGTGCCGACTGGTTCGAGCGGGCTGATCTGAAAAAGCAGTTCAAGGATATCTACGGCTACGAGTTGGGCGTGCCTGTTAACTGGTCCGCCTACGAGGACATCGCCGAATTCTTTTCCGTGCACGTGAAAGAAATCGACGGCGAGCGCGTATACGGTCACATGGATTATGGTAAGAAAGACCCATCACTGGGATGGCGCTTCACTGACGCCTGGTTCTCCATGGCAGGCGCAGGCGACAAGGGGTTGCCAAATGGTCTTCCTGTGGACGAATGGGGCGTCCGCGTGGATGAATGCCACCCTGTAGGCTCAAGCGTCAGTCGTGGCGGCGCGACTAACGGTCCTGCGGCAGTGTATGCAACCACCAAATACGTTGATTGGCTGGATAAGTACGCTCCACCTGAAGCGCAGGGCATGACCTTCTCTGAATCCGGTCCGGTACCGGCCCAAGGCAGCGTTGCCCAGCAGATTTTCTGGTACACCGCCTTTACCGCGAGCATGATCGAAGATGGTCTGCCGGTGGTCAACGAGGATGGCACTCCGAAGTGGCGCATGGCACCGTCTCCCCGTGGTCCCTACTGGGAGGAAGGCATGAAGCTGGGTTATCAGGACGTTGGCTCCTGGACGTTCATGAAGTCCACTCCTGAGAAGCGTCGTCTCGCGGCGTGGTTGTACGCCCAGTTCACGGTATCCAAGACCGTTTCCCTGGAGAAAACCATCGCTGGCCTGACGCCAATCCGTGAATCTGATATCGAATCCGATGCCATGACCGAAATGGCACCCAAGCTCGGTGGCCTCGTTGAATTTTATCGCAGCCCCGCCCGTGTTCAGTGGTCGCCCACAGGCACCAACATCCCGGATTATCCGAAGTTGGCTCAGCTTTGGTGGCAGTACATTGCTCAGGCGGCTAGTGGCGAAGCAACACCGCAGAAAGCACTGGACGGTTTGGCCGAGGCTCAGGACCGTGTGATGGAGCGTCTTGAGCGCGCCAGCGTTATGCCAAATTGCGGCCCGAAGCTTAACGAGAAACGTGATCCGCAGTACTGGCTGGATCAGCCGGGTGCGCCCAAGCAGAAGCTGGACAACGAAAAGCCGCAAGGCAAGACCGTCCGCTACGAAGAGCTGCTGAAGACATGGGAAGAAGCTCGCGAGAGTTGA
- the glpK gene encoding glycerol kinase GlpK has product MTQYILSIDQGTTSSRAILFTLDGNVHTTSQQEFPQHFPASGWVEHDPEDIWRTVQQTCDDVMEKGCSDNDEVVAVGIANQRETTVLWDRATGEAVYPAIVWQDRRTADWCESLKKQSLEPAVNNKTGLLIDPYFSATKIRWVMDNVPGVRQRVEQGELAFGTIDSFLLWRLTGGKEHRTDATNASRTLLFNIHNQEWDQELLDLFGIPESLLPQVMDSAADFGQIVGRGRLDGTSVMGMAGDQQAALFGQTCFETGMAKSTYGTGCFLMLNTGDKALTSEHRLLTTVAYRLKGKPVYALEGSIFIAGAAIQWLRDGLQLIRDACETEPLAEGTPVDHGVYLVPAFTGLGAPYWDPNARGAVFGLTRDTGIKEIVTAGLQSVCYQTKDLQKAMEKDGIRPITLRVDGGMVANNWVLQFLADILGARVDRPALVETTAVGVAYLAGLQAGVYKTLDDLSSMWRCDRSFEAVMSKAQRDKLYDGWVAAVRRL; this is encoded by the coding sequence ATGACTCAGTACATTCTGTCGATCGACCAGGGGACAACCAGCTCCCGTGCCATCCTGTTTACTCTGGATGGGAACGTCCACACGACGAGCCAACAGGAGTTTCCCCAGCACTTTCCGGCCAGCGGCTGGGTCGAGCACGACCCGGAAGACATATGGCGTACCGTGCAGCAAACCTGCGATGACGTTATGGAGAAGGGGTGTAGCGACAACGATGAGGTCGTCGCTGTCGGTATAGCGAATCAGCGAGAGACCACGGTGCTGTGGGATCGTGCGACGGGTGAGGCGGTCTATCCGGCGATTGTCTGGCAGGACAGAAGGACCGCAGACTGGTGTGAATCACTCAAGAAGCAGAGCCTTGAACCCGCCGTTAACAACAAGACCGGGCTATTGATTGATCCCTATTTCTCGGCAACGAAAATTCGCTGGGTCATGGATAATGTGCCGGGCGTGCGACAGCGGGTGGAGCAAGGGGAGTTGGCATTCGGGACGATTGACAGTTTCCTGCTCTGGCGTCTGACCGGTGGCAAGGAGCACAGAACGGATGCCACCAATGCCAGTCGCACTTTGTTGTTCAATATCCACAATCAGGAATGGGATCAGGAACTGTTGGACCTGTTCGGTATCCCTGAATCACTTTTGCCTCAGGTCATGGATTCGGCAGCGGACTTTGGCCAAATTGTCGGCAGGGGGCGACTCGATGGTACGTCGGTCATGGGCATGGCTGGGGATCAGCAGGCTGCTCTGTTTGGCCAGACGTGTTTTGAAACCGGCATGGCGAAAAGCACCTACGGTACCGGATGTTTCCTGATGCTGAATACCGGCGACAAAGCGTTGACGTCGGAGCATCGTCTGCTCACCACGGTGGCATACCGCCTCAAGGGTAAACCTGTCTACGCCCTGGAGGGCAGCATCTTCATTGCCGGGGCAGCCATCCAGTGGTTGCGAGACGGATTACAGCTCATTCGGGATGCTTGCGAAACTGAGCCCCTGGCAGAGGGCACTCCAGTGGACCACGGTGTCTATCTGGTTCCAGCGTTCACCGGTCTGGGAGCGCCGTACTGGGACCCCAATGCCCGTGGCGCGGTTTTTGGGTTGACCCGCGATACTGGCATCAAGGAAATTGTTACGGCCGGCCTGCAATCGGTTTGTTACCAGACCAAAGATCTCCAGAAAGCGATGGAAAAGGATGGCATCAGGCCCATTACCTTGCGCGTTGACGGTGGCATGGTGGCCAACAACTGGGTGCTGCAATTTCTGGCGGATATTCTTGGAGCCCGGGTCGACAGGCCTGCATTGGTGGAGACCACGGCAGTCGGAGTCGCATACCTGGCCGGCCTCCAGGCCGGTGTGTATAAAACCCTGGACGATCTGAGCAGTATGTGGCGGTGCGACCGGAGCTTCGAGGCCGTGATGAGCAAGGCCCAGCGTGACAAGCTTTACGACGGCTGGGTTGCTGCCGTCCGCAGGCTTTGA
- a CDS encoding carbohydrate ABC transporter permease: protein MSYSRSKGLGMTLFIVLLLTPIYWLLNMSFKTNQEILGGLTLWPQNFTLANYAVIFSDSSWYSGYINSMIYVSMNMTITLLVALPAAYAFSRYKFVGDKHLFFWLLSNRMAPPAVFLLPFFQLYSSVGLFDTHIAVALAHCLFNVPLAVWILEGFMSGVPREYDEMAYIDGYSFPRFFVKIFLPMIRSGIGVAAFFAFMFSWVELLLARTLTSVDAQPIGAIMTRTVGASGIDWGVLAAAGVLTIIPGVLVVWFVRNHIAKGFALGRV from the coding sequence ATGAGCTATTCACGTTCCAAGGGCCTCGGGATGACGCTGTTTATCGTGCTACTGCTGACCCCTATCTACTGGCTCCTGAACATGTCGTTCAAGACCAACCAGGAAATTCTCGGTGGCCTTACGTTATGGCCACAGAATTTCACTCTGGCTAACTACGCCGTGATTTTCTCGGATTCGAGCTGGTACTCCGGTTACATCAACTCGATGATCTACGTGTCCATGAATATGACGATTACATTGTTGGTTGCCTTGCCGGCGGCCTATGCATTCAGTCGCTACAAGTTCGTGGGTGACAAGCACCTGTTCTTCTGGCTGCTGAGCAATCGTATGGCGCCACCGGCCGTGTTCCTGTTGCCGTTCTTCCAGCTGTATTCGTCCGTGGGTCTGTTTGATACCCACATTGCGGTCGCGCTTGCCCATTGCCTGTTCAACGTTCCCCTGGCGGTCTGGATCCTGGAAGGTTTCATGTCGGGAGTGCCTCGGGAGTATGACGAGATGGCCTATATTGATGGCTATAGCTTCCCCAGATTCTTTGTGAAGATCTTCCTGCCGATGATCCGGTCAGGCATTGGTGTCGCTGCTTTCTTTGCGTTCATGTTCTCCTGGGTGGAGTTGCTACTGGCCAGAACCTTGACCTCCGTGGATGCACAACCCATTGGCGCGATCATGACGCGAACGGTGGGGGCAAGTGGTATCGACTGGGGCGTGCTGGCAGCAGCCGGTGTGCTCACCATTATTCCCGGCGTGTTGGTGGTCTGGTTTGTTCGTAACCACATCGCCAAGGGCTTCGCACTGGGTCGGGTATAA
- a CDS encoding DUF2160 domain-containing protein, translated as MIEWMNWTPSVAIFFAVIACILLVMTVYEVVSPCTERKGFLPISTTRGDRLFIGLLSAAYIHLAFLAVSDITLWVALAVSVAWLLVLLRWG; from the coding sequence ATGATTGAATGGATGAACTGGACACCGAGTGTCGCCATTTTCTTCGCTGTTATTGCCTGCATTCTCCTGGTGATGACTGTGTACGAAGTGGTGTCGCCCTGCACTGAGCGAAAAGGATTCCTGCCGATTTCGACAACGCGCGGAGATCGTCTTTTCATAGGATTGCTCTCTGCGGCGTATATACATCTTGCGTTTCTCGCGGTGAGCGACATCACTCTTTGGGTGGCGCTCGCCGTATCGGTGGCATGGCTTCTGGTGCTGTTGCGGTGGGGTTAA
- a CDS encoding sugar ABC transporter permease yields MNKVPNNRAWWLVLPVFILVAFSALIPLMTVVNYSVQDIFGPGNAYYVGTEWFREVLADERLRESLLRQFLFSGAVLAIQIPLGIGVALMMPKSGIKASLCLILLAIPLLIPWNVVGTIWQIFGRGDIGLFGWGLNALGVDYNYTGSTVDAWLTVLLMDVWHWTPLVALLCYSGLRAIPEAFYQAAEIDRASKWAVFRYIQLPRLKSVLVIAVLLRFMDSFMIYTEPFVLTGGGPGSSTTFLSQTLTTMAIGQFDIGRAAAFSLIYFLIVLLVSWVFFTAITHLDKEK; encoded by the coding sequence ATGAATAAGGTTCCCAATAATCGTGCCTGGTGGCTCGTACTGCCGGTTTTCATACTTGTGGCGTTTTCTGCGTTGATACCGCTGATGACCGTGGTGAACTATTCGGTCCAGGATATCTTTGGCCCGGGTAACGCTTATTACGTCGGTACCGAGTGGTTTCGCGAAGTGCTTGCGGATGAGCGACTGAGAGAATCCCTGCTCAGGCAGTTCCTGTTTTCCGGCGCGGTGCTGGCCATTCAGATTCCTCTCGGTATCGGCGTGGCACTGATGATGCCCAAGTCCGGCATCAAAGCTTCTCTATGCCTGATCCTTCTGGCGATTCCGCTGCTGATTCCCTGGAACGTGGTGGGGACAATCTGGCAGATCTTCGGTCGTGGTGATATCGGCCTGTTTGGCTGGGGGCTCAATGCGCTGGGCGTAGACTACAACTATACCGGCAGTACGGTGGATGCCTGGCTTACGGTACTGTTGATGGACGTGTGGCACTGGACGCCGTTAGTGGCATTGCTGTGCTACTCGGGGTTGCGTGCGATACCTGAAGCCTTCTATCAGGCCGCCGAGATTGATCGCGCCTCGAAGTGGGCCGTGTTCCGGTACATCCAGTTACCGCGCCTGAAGAGTGTGCTGGTGATCGCGGTACTGCTGCGGTTCATGGACAGCTTCATGATCTACACCGAGCCCTTTGTTCTGACCGGTGGCGGGCCCGGAAGCTCAACAACCTTCCTGAGCCAGACCCTTACCACCATGGCCATCGGCCAGTTCGATATCGGTCGTGCGGCAGCGTTCTCACTGATCTACTTCCTGATCGTGCTGCTGGTGTCCTGGGTGTTCTTTACCGCCATAACTCACCTCGACAAAGAAAAATAA
- a CDS encoding DeoR/GlpR family transcriptional regulator, with amino-acid sequence MAQRRRQDLIMELIQQNGFVTTEQLVDQFKVTPQTIRRDLNELASQKKLRRHHGGAGIDSSTMNTAYQARKIMDLEAKERIADALVEMIPDNASIFINIGTTTETIAKALLEKSNLQVVTNNLHVASILSAREDFHIIIAGGEVRNRDGGIVGEATRDFINQFKMDFGIIGISGIHSDGSLLDFDYREVRVAQSIIENSGQVLLAADHSKFGRNAMVRLGSIAQADHVFTDEPPPVEIRQLLRENNVELHLV; translated from the coding sequence ATGGCACAACGACGCCGACAGGACCTGATCATGGAGCTCATCCAGCAGAACGGCTTCGTGACAACCGAGCAACTGGTTGACCAGTTCAAGGTGACGCCGCAAACCATCCGCCGGGATCTGAACGAACTGGCCAGCCAGAAAAAACTGCGCCGACACCATGGCGGTGCAGGCATTGATTCAAGCACGATGAACACAGCCTACCAAGCCCGTAAAATCATGGACCTGGAAGCCAAGGAACGCATAGCCGACGCATTGGTAGAGATGATTCCCGACAACGCCTCCATATTCATCAACATCGGAACCACCACGGAAACCATCGCCAAGGCCCTGCTCGAGAAAAGCAACCTTCAGGTGGTCACCAACAACCTTCACGTTGCATCCATTCTCTCGGCCAGGGAAGACTTCCACATCATCATCGCCGGCGGCGAAGTGAGAAACCGGGACGGCGGCATCGTGGGCGAAGCTACCCGGGATTTCATCAATCAGTTCAAAATGGATTTCGGTATTATCGGTATCAGTGGCATCCATAGCGATGGCTCGCTGCTGGACTTCGATTATCGGGAAGTCCGGGTCGCCCAGTCCATTATCGAAAACTCGGGCCAGGTGCTGCTGGCGGCGGATCACTCCAAGTTTGGCCGCAATGCCATGGTGCGACTTGGCAGCATTGCCCAGGCGGATCATGTGTTTACCGACGAACCACCTCCCGTCGAGATCCGCCAGCTTTTGCGTGAGAATAACGTTGAACTGCACCTGGTCTGA
- a CDS encoding ABC transporter ATP-binding protein — MAEIHLKSLAHSYSETPAGPDDYAIRQLDHVWERGGAYALLGPSGCGKSTMLNIISGLLQPSEGDVLFDGKRVNELSPRDRNIAQVFQFPVIYDSMTVFQNLAFPLKNTGVPSSQIKAKVHEIAEILEIENELHKKAKNLSADQKQKVSMGRGLVRGDVSAILFDEPLTVIDPQLKWKLRRKLKQIHEQFDITMVYVTHDQLEASTFADKIAVMYGGQIVQFGTPTELFEQPNHTFVGYFIGSPGMNLIEVQRCPRGVSFGSTVIPLRAHQLELLQRLTSNNLKVGIRPEFVQASDMPADDTFAAEVLDVEDLGTYKVMTVKLDSETLKVRLTEDQHFAVGGQVQLSFPEKWLKLYVDEFLVEEKDQ, encoded by the coding sequence ATGGCTGAGATTCACTTGAAGTCCCTGGCTCACAGTTACAGCGAAACGCCGGCCGGGCCCGATGACTATGCGATCCGTCAACTGGACCACGTCTGGGAGCGGGGCGGAGCTTATGCGTTGCTCGGCCCGTCCGGGTGCGGCAAGAGTACGATGCTGAACATCATTTCCGGTCTGCTCCAGCCTTCCGAGGGCGACGTCCTGTTCGACGGCAAGCGAGTCAATGAACTGTCTCCTCGCGACCGGAACATTGCCCAGGTTTTCCAGTTTCCGGTGATCTATGACTCCATGACGGTGTTTCAGAACCTGGCGTTTCCGCTCAAAAACACCGGTGTGCCGTCGTCGCAGATCAAGGCCAAGGTGCATGAGATTGCGGAGATCCTGGAGATTGAAAACGAGCTGCACAAGAAGGCCAAAAACCTCTCAGCGGACCAGAAGCAGAAGGTCTCAATGGGACGCGGCCTGGTGCGAGGGGATGTGTCCGCCATCCTGTTTGACGAGCCCCTGACCGTGATTGATCCCCAGCTCAAGTGGAAGTTGCGCCGCAAGCTTAAGCAGATCCACGAGCAGTTTGACATCACCATGGTGTATGTGACCCACGACCAGCTTGAGGCCTCCACCTTTGCCGACAAGATCGCGGTGATGTACGGCGGCCAGATTGTCCAGTTTGGAACGCCAACGGAGCTCTTCGAGCAGCCCAATCATACCTTCGTGGGTTACTTCATTGGCAGCCCAGGTATGAATCTGATTGAGGTTCAGCGGTGTCCCCGCGGTGTCAGCTTCGGCAGCACCGTTATTCCGCTGCGAGCTCATCAGCTAGAGTTATTGCAGCGCCTGACGTCGAACAATCTCAAGGTTGGTATTCGTCCGGAGTTTGTCCAGGCTTCGGATATGCCGGCTGACGATACGTTTGCAGCAGAGGTTCTCGACGTCGAAGACCTGGGAACCTACAAGGTCATGACGGTAAAGCTGGATTCTGAAACATTGAAAGTCCGGTTGACGGAAGATCAGCACTTTGCCGTGGGCGGCCAGGTTCAGCTCAGCTTTCCGGAAAAGTGGCTGAAGCTGTACGTGGACGAGTTTCTGGTAGAGGAGAAGGACCAATGA